A genomic region of Mesorhizobium sp. NZP2077 contains the following coding sequences:
- a CDS encoding ABC transporter permease has product MNWLKPSWQAVLAIVLCLIAVALGAIAAPKVDPLAQPAGTLIYPYAATSWLIFGALVLAALISMARIPSIVEAAVLFIGAHLVAWLLIGGIAGFEGQARAPYFLLLTAAWLLGWRCVAVLSGLRPMANWERTALRLIIPAIFGAWILIIWEAVTRGAGIPFILLPPPSAIGTRIASSLPVLGADVRQTIFKAVIFGYVVGSGAGFITAVLADRVPFLRRGLLPIGNMVSALPIIGVAPIMVMWFGFDWQSKAAVVIIMTFFPMLVNTVAGLAASGHMERDLMRTYASGYWQTLLKLRLPAAAPFIFNALKINSTLALIGAIVAEFFGTPVVGMGFRISTEVGRMNIDMVWAEIAVAALAGSVFYGVVALVERAVTFWHPSVRGG; this is encoded by the coding sequence ATGAACTGGCTGAAGCCTTCCTGGCAAGCGGTGCTAGCGATCGTGCTGTGCCTGATCGCGGTCGCGCTCGGCGCGATCGCCGCGCCAAAAGTGGATCCGCTGGCGCAGCCTGCCGGGACGTTGATCTATCCCTATGCGGCGACAAGCTGGCTGATTTTCGGCGCCCTGGTTCTCGCTGCTCTGATCTCCATGGCCAGAATACCGTCCATCGTCGAAGCTGCCGTGCTTTTCATCGGCGCGCATCTCGTGGCCTGGCTGCTGATCGGTGGCATCGCTGGCTTCGAAGGTCAGGCGCGGGCGCCGTATTTCCTGCTGCTCACGGCTGCCTGGCTGCTTGGCTGGCGTTGCGTCGCGGTGCTGTCGGGACTTCGCCCGATGGCGAACTGGGAACGGACCGCCCTTCGGCTCATCATCCCGGCCATCTTCGGCGCCTGGATCCTGATCATCTGGGAAGCGGTGACGCGGGGCGCCGGCATTCCCTTCATTCTGCTGCCGCCGCCCAGCGCCATCGGCACGCGCATCGCCAGTTCGCTGCCGGTGCTCGGCGCCGATGTGCGGCAGACGATCTTCAAGGCGGTGATCTTCGGTTATGTCGTCGGCAGCGGCGCCGGCTTCATCACCGCGGTGCTCGCCGACCGCGTGCCGTTCCTGCGGCGCGGGCTCTTGCCGATCGGCAACATGGTTTCGGCGCTGCCGATCATCGGCGTGGCGCCGATCATGGTCATGTGGTTCGGCTTCGACTGGCAGTCCAAGGCGGCCGTCGTCATCATCATGACCTTCTTCCCGATGCTGGTGAACACGGTCGCAGGCCTTGCGGCGTCAGGCCATATGGAGCGCGACCTGATGCGCACCTATGCGTCGGGCTATTGGCAGACGCTGCTGAAGCTCAGGCTGCCGGCCGCGGCGCCTTTCATCTTCAACGCGCTGAAGATCAACTCGACGCTGGCGCTGATCGGCGCCATCGTCGCCGAGTTCTTCGGCACGCCCGTCGTCGGCATGGGCTTCCGCATCTCGACCGAGGTCGGGCGGATGAACATCGACATGGTCTGGGCCGAAATCGCAGTTGCAGCACTTGCGGGTTCGGTCTTTTATGGCGTGGTCGCTCTTGTCGAAAGAGCCGTCACGTTTTGGCATCCCTCTGTCCGTGGTGGATAG
- a CDS encoding ABC transporter ATP-binding protein, translating into MTGTSPAVVAASKLGLTFQTNDGPVQALSNVDLTIGKGEFVSFIGPSGCGKTTLLRVIADLEKPTSGTISVNGMTPEQAREKRAYGYVFQAAALFPWRTIERNVGLPLEIMGLPRAEQAERIKRTLDLVNLSGFEKKYPWQLSGGMQQRASIARALAFDADLLLMDEPFGALDEIVRDHLNEQLLELWGRTNKTICFVTHSIPEAVYLSTRIVVMSPRPGRVSDIIESTLPKERPLDIRETPEFLAIAARVRDGLRAGHSYDD; encoded by the coding sequence ATGACCGGGACTTCGCCAGCCGTCGTCGCGGCAAGCAAACTGGGCCTCACCTTCCAGACCAATGATGGGCCGGTGCAGGCGCTGTCCAATGTCGACCTGACGATCGGCAAGGGGGAGTTCGTCTCTTTCATCGGACCGTCCGGCTGCGGCAAGACCACGCTGCTGCGCGTCATCGCCGATCTGGAGAAGCCGACCTCGGGCACGATCTCGGTCAACGGCATGACGCCGGAACAGGCGCGCGAGAAACGCGCCTATGGCTATGTCTTCCAGGCCGCCGCCCTGTTTCCGTGGCGCACCATCGAGCGCAATGTCGGCCTGCCGCTGGAGATCATGGGCCTGCCCAGGGCGGAGCAGGCGGAGCGCATCAAGCGCACGCTCGACCTCGTCAACCTCTCGGGCTTTGAGAAGAAATACCCCTGGCAGCTGTCCGGCGGCATGCAGCAGCGCGCCTCGATCGCCCGCGCGCTGGCCTTCGACGCCGATCTGCTTTTGATGGACGAGCCGTTCGGCGCGCTGGACGAGATTGTGCGCGACCACCTCAACGAGCAATTGCTGGAATTGTGGGGGCGGACGAACAAGACGATCTGCTTCGTCACCCACTCGATCCCGGAAGCCGTCTATCTGTCGACGCGCATCGTCGTCATGTCGCCGCGGCCCGGCCGGGTCAGCGACATCATCGAATCGACGCTGCCGAAGGAAAGGCCACTCGACATCCGCGAGACGCCGGAGTTTTTGGCGATCGCAGCGCGCGTGCGCGATGGCTTGAGGGCAGGGCACAGCTATGATGATTGA
- a CDS encoding cupin domain-containing protein, which yields MSPKPTCHLIRPESTYEGKQGLTYFAGIATESVGSSGICMHVLTMPPGARAKAHLHENHETAIYVLSGEVHTWYGDRLENHIVVKAGDLFYIPAGVPHLPANLSNAPSSAVIARTDPNEQESVVLLPELDALVA from the coding sequence ATGTCGCCCAAACCCACTTGTCATCTTATCCGCCCTGAAAGCACTTATGAAGGCAAGCAGGGTTTGACTTATTTCGCCGGCATCGCCACCGAGTCGGTCGGCTCTTCCGGCATCTGCATGCATGTGCTCACCATGCCGCCCGGCGCGCGCGCCAAGGCGCATCTGCACGAGAACCATGAAACGGCGATCTACGTGCTCTCCGGCGAGGTCCATACCTGGTATGGCGACCGGCTCGAGAACCACATCGTCGTCAAGGCCGGTGACCTCTTCTACATTCCGGCCGGCGTGCCGCATCTGCCGGCCAATCTGAGCAACGCCCCGTCCTCGGCCGTCATTGCCCGCACCGATCCCAACGAGCAGGAAAGCGTCGTCCTGCTGCCGGAACTGGATGCGCTGGTCGCCTGA
- a CDS encoding ABC transporter permease, producing the protein MDTFRDKLVPVTSILAGVVILWYVFAVILNTPFQRDLDRRANETSTFSQLIGKTLSQPKPTLPAPHQVAVNFFENTFLRPINSNRSLVYNAWVTLSSTLLGFGFGTALGIIIAVGIVHVATLDRSLMPWIIASQTIPILAVAPMIIVVLAAVGITGLIPKAMISTYLSFFPVTVGMVKGLRSPEIMHLDLMHTYNASASQTFWKLRVPASVPFLFTSMKVAVAASLVGAIVGELPTGAVAGIGAKLLAGAYYSQSIDIWSALVAGSIVAALLVMVVGIVGRLVDRAMGGRPA; encoded by the coding sequence ATGGACACCTTTCGCGACAAGCTCGTTCCCGTCACCTCGATCCTCGCTGGCGTGGTCATCCTCTGGTACGTCTTCGCCGTCATTCTGAACACGCCGTTCCAGCGCGACCTCGACCGCCGTGCCAATGAGACCTCCACGTTCAGCCAACTCATAGGCAAGACGCTGTCGCAGCCCAAGCCGACGCTGCCGGCGCCGCATCAAGTGGCGGTGAACTTCTTCGAGAACACCTTTCTGCGGCCCATCAATTCGAACCGCAGCCTCGTCTACAATGCCTGGGTCACGCTGTCGTCGACACTGCTCGGCTTTGGCTTCGGCACCGCGCTCGGCATCATCATTGCGGTGGGGATCGTGCATGTGGCGACGCTCGACCGCAGCCTGATGCCGTGGATCATCGCCTCGCAGACCATTCCGATCCTGGCGGTGGCGCCGATGATCATTGTGGTTTTGGCGGCAGTCGGCATCACCGGCCTGATTCCGAAGGCGATGATCTCGACCTATCTGTCGTTCTTCCCGGTGACAGTGGGCATGGTGAAGGGCCTGCGCTCGCCCGAGATCATGCATCTCGACCTGATGCATACCTACAATGCCAGCGCCTCGCAGACCTTCTGGAAGCTGCGCGTGCCGGCCTCGGTGCCGTTTCTGTTCACCTCGATGAAGGTGGCGGTGGCGGCAAGCCTGGTCGGCGCCATCGTCGGCGAACTGCCGACCGGTGCGGTCGCCGGCATCGGCGCCAAGCTGCTCGCCGGCGCCTATTACAGCCAATCCATCGACATCTGGTCGGCGCTCGTCGCCGGCTCGATCGTGGCGGCACTGCTGGTCATGGTGGTCGGCATTGTCGGGCGCCTCGTCGACCGCGCCATGGGCGGGAGGCCGGCATGA